The following coding sequences are from one Mugil cephalus isolate CIBA_MC_2020 chromosome 9, CIBA_Mcephalus_1.1, whole genome shotgun sequence window:
- the zgc:154093 gene encoding cdc42 effector protein 2, with protein MPAKTPMYLKTTTPKKGKKLRLRDVLSGDMISPPLGDVRHSAHVGPEGEGDMFGDVGFLQGKMDMLPSQSRAQNGHSRSYSVERHGGGDDGGGGGGFAGKQDSHSYAYNGYHYQHSSSGLLKTTISMPVFIAHEQAPPKPPRLHLDDPPPQQNHLHHHHQPPPPESNHKQANGCRPSDSPHPTLSLCENGVVGRLASEPCRDISLSPGIRRLVPSSGSFSEVSSEDSMSEICAPLDVRRGLSLDSDAGLSNEDLRSERSESPLCAPFHPQASSAVSRSDSLAGLDLDLGPSILEDVLSIMDRYKTVDDRCEL; from the coding sequence ATGCCGGCAAAGACGCCGATGTACCTAAAGACAACAACTCCCAAGAAGGGCAAGAAGCTGAGGCTGAGGGACGTCCTGTCGGGGGACATGATCAGCCCCCCGCTGGGCGACGTCCGTCACAGCGCGCACGTCGGCCCCGAGGGGGAGGGCGACATGTTCGGAGACGTGGGCTTCCTCCAGGGCAAGATGGACATGCTGCCGTCTCAGAGCCGAGCCCAGAACGGACACTCGCGCTCGTACAGCGTGGAGAGACACGGCGGCGGcgacgacggcggcggcggcggcggcttcgCCGGCAAGCAGGACTCGCACAGCTACGCCTACAACGGCTACCACTACCAGCACTCCTCCTCCGGCCTCCTCAAGACCACCATCTCCATGCCCGTGTTCATCGCCCACGAGCAGGCTCCGCCCAAACCCCCACGCCTCCACCTGGACGACCCCCCTCCTCAGCaaaaccacctccaccaccaccatcagccGCCTCCTCCGGAGTCCAACCACAAACAGGCCAACGGCTGCCGGCCCTCGGACAGCCCTCACCCGACGCTGTCCCTGTGCGAGAACGGCGTGGTGGGCCGCCTGGCGTCCGAGCCCTGCCGCGACATCTCCCTGTCCCCCGGCATCCGCCGGCTCGTCCCGTCCTCCGGCTCCTTCTCGGAGGTCTCGTCCGAGGACTCCATGTCGGAAATCTGCGCGCCGCTGGACGTTCGCCGGGGCCTCAGCCTGGACTCGGACGCCGGCCTGAGCAACGAGGACCTGAGGAGCGAACGCAGCGAGTCGCCCCTCTGCGCCCCCTTCCACCCCCAGGCCTCGTCGGCCGTGTCCCGGTCCGACTCCTTGGCCGGATTAGACCTGGATCTGGGCCCTTCCATCCTGGAGGACGTCCTGAGCATCATGGACCGCTACAAGACAGTGGACGACCGCTGTGAGCTGTGa
- the ercc2 gene encoding general transcription and DNA repair factor IIH helicase subunit XPD: MKLNIEGLLVYFPYDYIYPEQYSYMLELKRTLDAKGHGVLEMPSGTGKTISLLSLIVAYQKAYPLEVTKLIYCSRTVPEIEKVVEELRKLMEFYVKETGESNTFLALALSSRKNLCIHPEVSSLRFGKEVDGKCHSLTASYIRAQRHSNPGLPVCRFYEEFDAVGRQVPLPAGIYNLDDLKDFGRRKGWCPYYLARYSILHANIVVYSYHYLLDPKIADLVSKELAKKSVVVFDEAHNIDNVCIDSMSVNITRRTLDRCQTNVDTLHNTIHKIKETDAAKLKQEYRRLVEGLKEANVARETDVYLSNPVLPDEILQEAVPGTIRTAEHFVGFLRRFLEYLKSRLRVHHVVQESAPQFLKDIFEKVCIDRKPLRFCAERLQSLLRTLEIADIADFSAVTLISNFATLVSTYSQGFTIIIEPFEDRTPTITNPVLHFSCMDPSIAIKPVFQRFQSVIITSGTLSPLDIYPRILDFRPVTMASFTMTLARTCLCPLIVGRGNDQVALSSKFETREDFAVIRNYGNLLLEMSAVVPDGIVAFFTSYVYMENIVSSWYEQGILENIQRNKLIFIETPDAAETSMALEKYQEACENGRGAILLSVARGKVSEGIDFVHHFGRAVIMFGVPYVYTQSRILKARLEYLRDQFQIRENDFLTFDAMRHAAQCVGRAIRGKTDYGLMIFADKRYARADKRGKLPRWIQEHISDGSLNLTVDEAVQLSKHFLRQMAQPFRQEDQLGLSLLTLEQLESEEMLQKITQIAHQT, from the exons ATGAA GCTCAACATTGAGGGTTTGCTGGTGTATTTCCCTTATGACTACATCTATCCTGAGCAGTACTCCTACATGCTGGAGCTGAAGAGGACGCTGGATGCtaag GGTCATGGAGTCCTGGAGATGCCTTCAGGAACAGGGAAGACCATCTCACTGCTTTCTCTCATCGTTGCCTACCAGAAG GCTTATCCTCTGGAGGTGACCAAGCTGATATACTGCTCCAGAACAGTTCCCGAGATCGAGAAG GTCGTGGAGGAGCTGCGGAAGCTGATGGAGTTTTACGTCAAAGAAACTGGAGAGAGCAACACCTTCCTGGCTCTGGCTCTTTCCTCCAGAAAGAACCTTTGCATCCACCCGGAG GTGAGCTCTCTGCGCTTTGGTAAGGAGGTCGACGGGAAGTGCCACAGCCTGACAGCGTCGTACATTCGTGCACAACGTCACAGTAACCCCGGCCTGCCAGTCTGCCGCTTCTATGAG GAGTTTGACGCAGTCGGCCGACAGGTGCCCCTCCCCGCTGGCATCTACAACCTCGATGACCTTAAAGACTTTGGCAGGAGGAAGGGCTGGTGTCCGTACTATCTGGCACGATATTCG ATCCTTCACGCTAACATTGTGGTGTACAGCTATCACTACCTGCTGGACCCCAAGATCGCCGACCTGGTGTCCAAAGAGCTGGCCAAGAAATCTGTAGTGGTGTTCGACGAGGCTCATAACATCG ATAACGTTTGCATCGACTCCATGAGCGTGAACATCACCAGGCGAACGCTGGACCGCTGCCAGACCAACGTGGACACGCTGCATAACACCATCCACAA AATAAAGGAGACGGACGCCGCTAAGCTGAAGCAGGAGTACAGACGGTTGGTAGAGGGGCTGAAGGAAGCCAACGTTGCCAGGGAAACGGACGTCTACCTCTCAAATCCAGTGTTGCCTGATGAAATTCTTCAAG AGGCTGTCCCCGGTACGATCCGCACGGCCGAGCACTTTGTCGGTTTCTTGAGACGTTTCCTGGAGTATCTGAAGTCTCGTCTGAGGGTCCATCACGTCGTGCAGGAGAGCGCCCCCCAGTTCCTCAAAGACATCTTTGAAAAAGTCTGCATCGACCGCAAGCCTCTCAG GTTTTGTGCAGAGCGTTTGCAGTCGTTGCTGAGAACCCTGGAAATCGCCGACATCGCAGACTTCTCAGCTGTTACTCTCATCTCTAACTTTGCGACTCTCGTCAGCACCTACAGTCAAG gttttactattattatcgAGCCCTTTGAAGACAGAACTCCAACCATCACCAACCCTGTGCTGCACTTCAG CTGCATGGATCCGTCTATAGCCATCAAACCTGTTTTTCAGAGGTTTCAGTCGGTCATCATCACCTCAGGG ACTCTATCTCCTCTCGACATTTATCCCCGAATCCTCGACTTTCGTCCCGTTACCATGGCGTCCTTCACCATGACGCTGGCTCGGACCTGCCTCTGCCCTCTG atTGTTGGCAGGGGAAACGACCAGGTGGCTCTGAGCTCAAAGTTTGAGACCAGAGAAGACTTTG CTGTGATCCGTAACTATGGCAACCTGCTCCTGGAGATGTCGGCTGTTGTTCCCGACGGGATCGTGGCGTTTTTCACCAGCTACGTCTACATGGAGAACATCGTGTCTTCGTGGTACGAGCAG ggCATCCTGGAGAACATCCAAAGAAACAAGCTGATTTTCATCGAGACTCCAGACGCTGCAGAGACGAGCATGGCTCTGGAGAAATATCAAGAG GCTTGTGAGAACGGCAGAGGAGCCATCCTCCTGTCTGTGGCCAGAGGAAAAgtgtctgaaggaatagattttg TGCACCACTTTGGTCGAGCCGTCATCATGTTTGGAGTACCGTACGTTTACACGCAGAGCCGCATCCTGAAG GCTCGGCTGGAGTACCTTCGGGATCAGTTTCAGATCAGAGAGAACGACTTCCTGACCTTTGATGCCATGAGGCACGCGGCTCAGTGCGTGGGCAGAGCCATCAGAGGCAAGACCGACTACGGACTCATGATATTTGCTGACAAG CGTTACGCCAGAGCAGATAAACGTGGAAAACTTCCTCGCTGGATTCAAGAGCACATCAGTGACGGCAGTTTGAATCTCACCGTGGATGAAGCCGTCCAGCTCTCCAAGCACTTCCTGAGGCAGATGGCTCAGCCTTTCAGACAG GAGGACCAGCTGGGTCTGTCTTTGTTGACTCTGGAGCAGCTGGAGTCGGAGGAGATGCTGCAGAAAATCACTCAGATAGCTCATCAGACTTGA